A stretch of DNA from Sandaracinaceae bacterium:
GACTGCGCGCGGGAGATCGCGCCGCGCGGCTGGGTGATGGGGCTCAATGGCTACCTGCCGGACGACGTGGCGGTCTCGCACGCGGAGGCGTGCCCGCCTGACTATCAGCCGCGCTTCGACACGTTTGAGAAGACGTACCACTACCGCGTCTATTGCGGACGCGTGCGTGACCCACTGCGCGCCCGCAACGCCTGGTACGTGGGGCCCGGCTTGGCCCGCAAGGACCTGCGCGAGCGCACGGACGACGTGAACACCTACCTCGACCTCGAGGCCATGCAGCAAGCAGCGCGCGCGCTCGAGGGAGAGCATGACTTCCGGGCGTTCCGGGCTGCGGACGACGAACGCGAGTCCACCATTCGTCGCATGGAGAGCGTCACCGTCACACGAGGCCACGAGCCCGGCGACCTGCTGATCGCGGTGCGGGGCAGCGCGTTCATGAAGAACATGGTGCGCATCATGGCCGGCACGCTGGTCGAGGTGGGGCGCACGCGGATGTCCCCCGCCGTGGTGGGCTCGCTGCTGGGTCCCGATGCCCGCCGCGAAGACGGAGGGCCCACGGCGCCCGCCCACGGCCTGACGCTCATGGGGATGCGGCTGGGCCGGCTGGCGGCGTCGGGCCTGACGGCGCGGGGCGCATAGCCGCGGGGGTCGTCGCATGACCTGGCTGGGGCGGTTCGTCGCGTCACCCGACGACAGCGGGTTGGCCGCGTGACCTGACGGATGCGGGTCGTCGTACAACGCGCCGGGTGCAGGGGCGCCCCGGGGCGCGACGAGCGCATCCTCGCGCACACGCTCCAGCATGTTTCATCCGCGCTCGTCCGCGACGGTGCGCGCACCGCCCAGACGACTTACCCTGGGATCGATGCGTTGCTCGTGGGCCCTGTCGTCTGTCCTCCTATGCCTGCTGGGCATCGGCGTCGTGCCCGTAGCGCAGGCGCAGCCCGAGCACGGCGCGTGGGGCAACCCCGGGGACACCATCGTGGGCGTGGACGCGCGCGCCCCGCTCCCGGCCAGCCCAGCCGACTACACGCGCGAACGAGTGGGAGCGGTCATCTGGGACTACCCCACGCAGGCCG
This window harbors:
- the truA gene encoding tRNA pseudouridine(38-40) synthase TruA yields the protein MSESAPPREAPYPHGVRLFVRYDGTDFHGWQYQESVRTVQGELERAIAKMAGAEFSRVRGASRTDAGVHAAGQVASFDCAREIAPRGWVMGLNGYLPDDVAVSHAEACPPDYQPRFDTFEKTYHYRVYCGRVRDPLRARNAWYVGPGLARKDLRERTDDVNTYLDLEAMQQAARALEGEHDFRAFRAADDERESTIRRMESVTVTRGHEPGDLLIAVRGSAFMKNMVRIMAGTLVEVGRTRMSPAVVGSLLGPDARREDGGPTAPAHGLTLMGMRLGRLAASGLTARGA